CATTCGACTTCTTTACTAGAACAACGTTGCTCAGCCACTCCAGGTAGTCTACCTCCCGGACGAAGTTGGCCTGCACCAACTCTGTCACTTCCTCATCGATTATTTTGATACGCTCCATCGCgaagcactttttttttttgtttcacaaGTCAGTGATTGGGGTCAACCTGCATCCTGTGCTCTATGACTGTAGGATCAATGCTGGGCATATCTACGGCCGACCAAGTGAACAAATCAGCGAATTCGTCCAACAGTTCGCTCAGCTCCGCTCTCAAGGTGTTGGGCAGGTGACTTCCGATCTGTACACTTCTCTCCTGGTGGTCCTTCAGGTGTATATGCTTGATGTCTTCATCTAATATACTAATTTGGGGATATTCTCCCCTCACTTCTAGATCTTCCACCATTAGAGTTTCTCTAacctccatcttccctttcaggGCCATTACATAGCAGCTCCGAGCAGCGGCCTGATCTCCTTTGGAAAATCCAATCCCTTGGGGTGTTGggaatttgattttgaggtggtatgttgatgTTATAGCGCGAACTGCGTTGAGGAAATggcgacccaagatgacattgtacaccGAAGGTCAGTCGACAACAAGGAATTTCATCAGTGTCGTGACTTGCTGCGGGTTCGTCCCCATTGTCACCGGTAACGTAATTATTCCTAAGGGGTGAACAATGTCTCCTCTGAATCCTACCAGGGGGGTCGAGATCGGTTTGAGTCGTTCCTTGCCAATCTTCATCCCGACTAggaccgaccagaacatgatgttaGTCGAGCTCCCGTTGTCTATCAATATGCGTCTAACCATGTGATTGGCCACAAGTAGGGAGAGCACCAGGGCATCATCATGTGGCTACTGCACCCCTTCTTTGTCTCCGTTGTCAAAAGTTATGACATCATCTTTTTTGTTTCGTTTGCTACTAGTTTCCCCCTTCTCCATTGatagcacctgtttagcatatcttttgtgggcactcccgctatctcctccactagcggatcctccgaagatcaccgcgATCTCGCCTATGACCTGCTCGTCTTTTTATTTTACGCCATGCCTTCTCTGTTCAAGAGGTTCCCGCACGAGATCTTCTCTTTTCACAAACTTTGACAGGTGTCCtcttcttattaggacttcgatttaTTTCTTTAATTGAATGCATTCTTTTGTCCCGTGGCCGTGATCCCTGtggaatgcgcagaacttggacatgtccCGCTTATGAAGAGGTGTTCGCGTGGGATCAGGCCACGAGATGTAATCCTTCTTTCTGATTTGCATCAGTAATTCCGAGCGCGGTATGTTCAGGgatgtgtaggtggagaacttgttgtgtTTTCCTCTCATCTTTTGACCAGCGTGCAGCGCACTAGTCTCGTGTCTTTTTGCCGATCTATAGGAATCTCTTGTTTCCCTGCTATTGTTTTTCCTTTTCCGCTCTATGCGACTTCCTTtcgtatccatcatctcctccagatTGATGTACTTCTGCGCTCGGACCATCAGCTCCCCCATGTCTATCGGCGACTTTTTTCCCAGCGAGTATAAGAAGCTTCCAAgctggagagccgttgtcagGGCTGCTAAGGCCACCCCCATGTTTaagttgcggatttctagggttGCCGTGTTGAAGCGATGCATAAAATTTTTCAGGGTCTCCTACTCTCCTTGCGCCATACTCAAGAGATGGCCAGTTGTTTTAGCAACTCTCCTGCTGCTAAGGAAGTGGCAAGTGAAGAGTTGTTCCATGTCTGAGAAGGAACTGATGGATCCGGGTCGTAGCATTCAGTACTAATCTCTGGcagtacccttaagggtggtCGCAAAAGCTCGACACATGATTGCGTCTGGAGCCCCTTGCAACTGcattaacattttaaaattatccaGGTGATCAATTGGGTCAGATAAACCTTCGTACCtgtcaaaggtgggcatcttgaatctacttggcAATGGAGCCTCCATGATTTCTTTATTGAATGGCAGCTCCGAAGACCTCAGGGATGCTTCCCCATAGTAGGGTTTGGTTccgccctctttcatcatcttctctatgaTCTATCTTTTTGATTCTTTCTTCGAGTTCCGtagatctttgttggttgacgcCCACActgtttgcatcttctaccttcttgttaACGTAGGTTTTCTCCTTGTTCTCCACTGGTTTGTTAGCCTACTTGTTTGCGCTGGGGTTCTCTTGCGGTTGGTGGAGGACGTGTCCTtcttgactcttttgttgtaagaaTCAGCtgagcatgtccttcatttccttttggaaagcGAGGAACTCTTCCCTACCAACACCAGTTGACTCAGTAGGCGCGGAATGAATGGATTGGGATGATCCTTTTGCGGCAGGGATGGAGGTAGAACTGTGGGAGGTCGGCATTGTTGGAAGGTCGAAAGTCGAGAGCAAGATATGATCGCCTCTTAAAAGctgttcccacagacggcgccaactgttgtaGGATAAAAATAGCCAGATGCTCCTTCAActtccgttgacctgaaagaggaagaaaagaaaggcttggaggacccgaagtgtactccgggggatcactccgatgcctaagtaagaggaatgcttttagaaaggctgaatgcaacagtataattgtgttgaatgacttaccttggccttttCTCCGAATCTCTTTTTATAGTGGCTCGAGTTGACTGTAGGTTGGCTCGAATTTATTGCGCGGGGGCGCGAATCACTTTCCAGCCATAAGTGCGTGCACCTATTACTCGGCTATTAAAGCcgctggcgtggatctctcctcctctcgATTGGGTTAGTGCGATTCTATTGAATATTTATGAACCCATAATCTTATTCCACACTTGCTTGGTCGCCATTCGAGTTGATGCGTTTGGTTTGAACCCCTTGGTCCAAAATGTGTCAACAAAATGAAATTGGATGGAATGGATTTTGAAATTGGATGGAATGGATTTGTAAATCTTTATCGCTTGATTTCTGCATTCTCTTCATTTGAATTTTCATTAcattttgtttccaaacaaaTCTTGACATAAATGTATGGTGTGTTGCAAACAAAATTGTACAATATTTTTATAAGGGTAGGTGTTATTGACACTCTAAAAGATATTATTGGCATTTCATATTCGTTTTATCACGtattaaattacaaatttatcCTTTGAGTTTTTGCAAGTGAAAAGGGAAAATAGAGGACAAATTTGTGATTTCATTGAAAAAATAAAGGGGTAAAATTGTCCTTTGATACacatgtaaaaataaatgttgaCTACTAAagatgtaacatcctcaaaattcttaccattttttatatatatatgtcagtATCTGTGTATCTACAcccatacctaagcagcagaaacacaaatcatacaaccattcacatatatattatacaataccagaatccagtatatacagaccataaccatacaaaaatacccctccagcatcatccactcaaaaatatacacaactctgtcaaaaactcactctataaccagggtaatcaaactactctctatccgcgagcctgatctgctcgcctaaatggttcacctgaaaaatgttaaagtaatggggtgagtcgacgctcaataagtggaaatatgtaattactagtgcgtggcaactaagttaagaatacctTTAAATAACGACTGAATTGTAATACAATAaataatctataaagcatatctttcttttcataatttaaaatataacagtatcatttatattttctatttttcatactacTGATATCATACTATaatcatcatatactataaagctgtatacatatacataattgtgcttattcctgggactttgtatgtcatgatttgaccccttatgacagggttgtgcagcccgtaggcgggacttcatctggtcgaccctctagataagtcaatatactctatactaccttaatccgaccaaactgcatccactcctaggctcggtactggctactacctcgtcaaaccggccccctccacccaatgatctggggagctgcatactcttcaagcacggtcgacggtaccctactatctaagatatgtggttggactctatctgtatatagtaacggtaccgtgctctgtaatctatatttgtactatatctatcggtaatctttccacaaggatctaatactatatatatatatatatatatatatatatatatatatatatatatatatatatatatatatatatactcttttactattttcaacaTGTCTCCagaattaccataatgctatctttctgtattgtaactactgtaatctctgtatattgtatctgtagcatcttgatgctacctctgtatatctgtctgtatactctgtttgtatactctgtatgttatggtaataggaaacatgtcATACTATAACTTtgtatatactattctgtataaagctgtgatatatatatatatatatatatatatatgtctatatcatcaaactattcatataaaagctgtatatgcatgtaaatttctctgtataatatctgtgaatatatatttatatctgtatattttgtatgactccatatactgggaaaaactatataaactatatatactatctatatctgtgtatttagtatagtatgatacattataaaagttgtataaatccttcatcacatgaaaatctactcaggtcacacaagtatttaaactcatattctgtaaatactgtataataaactagtataaatatgtgtctatgaaatctctaatagcattatgaaaactcctagtatagcatatttcccttaccttaactctgaaaaaccCTTATAAAATTCTGGTTCTATActtgcagggttcctaactcaacatcctgaaaacataatcctccataacaaaatatcagtattttcttacctacaacattttttataattgagggaaagacaaattttgaataaaatgtcttaccctgagattgtgacgaaatccaacccaacttttccaacgattagCTTtggtagacttgcaaagaactttgtcAGGAACGTtgtggtagccttagatcttcaatcagGCGAGAAACAAGctcggaaacgaagagagaagtgagagagagacgtagagagagagagagagagagagagagagagagagcagcgttaaaaatggataaaaatccaagttttagctatttatTGGACTGGACTTATCGATGAATCacatcatcttgtcgacgagtccttcaataatttcgtcgactaaatccactcctcgtcaacgaaattcagtttGCTCAAAAAcctctttcggtattttctcgtcgacgagacatgactttgtcgacgaagtcccttataCACTTatcgacgaatctcctgtattcgttgacgaaatcctgtggaaaatctttcgggttatttttccaaaatgcaatgttgtcgacgaatgcgagcgtttgtcgacgaaacccctcctttcatttttgtttccattttcctctctctctctctctctctctctctctctctctctctctctctctctctctcttaatatttaaatatcattattttttttcggGTACTTACAAAAGATATCTTTTGGAGTGCCAATAATGATCCCCTCTTTATAATTCTTAATAAAATTTAgatatattttaaaacaaattaattaTATATTGACATAATTTAATTtacaaatgttaaaatattaatatataaattttttacaaatttatatttttaaaaaatttaaaaaataaacatgaaTATGAGATAGTTATGTAAATAGAAGTACATGGAAAATTTTTGAAGTTGTATGTGATTGAAAGGAATTCCTTAATTAAAAGTAtgtgaatattaaattttaatattacaCAACTTTATATGGAACCGTGCAGTTTTCCTCAATTTGGTGGTGGCTTATCAAAATTGATGTCTTGggtcataaaaaaaattaataagttTACTAATTATGgttcatacatttttttttcattttttcaaggaaaaaaaatactaatgtaGGAATTCTTTTAATGAACATATTAATAAGTTTATTAATTATGGTTTATTGACAAAAATTTAATAATTGTTATTTCTTGTTTAATTAGAGATCAAAGAATTAATGAGttgctaaaatttttaataaattttttaaaaaatatttgaatggGATATctgtgaatttttaaaaatagttcgcgctttacaaaaatttcagtAAACTTGAGACAAAATTACTTAATATTATGTTTATgttgttattttttaatcaaatgaATTTTTTTGAGGTTCATGCACCAAGCATGCAATTAGTAGTTTGCTCCAAAATCCAAACCCccccctactctctctctctctctctctctctctcatatagaAATCAGGGCCAGGAGCCATTTCTCGGTCTATCGACTTAGGAATTCGAATTCTTCCCCCTCTCTCCATATCTGTGAATTTTGACAATGGATAGCTTACCGACGACGTCGAAGCCTGAGAGACGATGGAGATCGAAGAATCTTCAAACGAGCAAGTCCTCCGTCGTCATGGCTTTCTTTTCTTGCCTTGCCTGGCTCTACGTCGCGggcaggtctctctctctctctctctctctctctctctctctctgagttcTTCGTTTGGTTGTCGAGAAACCTGTGGAAAGTGATAGAAGATCGAAGAAATTTTCGAATTTTGCGTTTTGTGTTCTTTTTGTTTCTGAGAAATTGAAGACTTGATTCAGCAAAGCCTGATATAGTTGTCTCAGGTCTTAAAAAACCTAGTACAAAATTTTAATTCCGATATTTCCCTACATTTTCTCAGCGAACAACTATTTTTTATCACTTTAATTTGCTGCAACATGTGGATCGATAATCTATTTACGCTATATTGTTCCGCCTTCCTTAAAATCacgtttttttttctttttttaattatcaCCGTTATTTaattgcttatttatttattcgcTTGAGGAATTTTAGGTTGTGGCAAGATTCAGAGAACAGAACGTTGCTGGCTgatcttcttaggatgaactcgGGCCAGGTTTGTTTCAATTCGAaatgttcttaaaaaaaaaagtcaaaattttgaatgatgaAAGCAATCTCACTCCATTTGGACATTAGAAACATAGAACTTAATTTTGGCTTGTGGAGTGGAGGTTTTTGGTTTGTGGGAGCAAACTCAGCAGAAAGCATAACCCCCCTCCCTCCCCCTCCTTATAATTGTTTCTCTATTGTTCCTTCCATTTTCTCCAAGGCTAAATAAAGGATTGCTGACATGatgttcttattttttatttttgatactATCTAGTGTTTGCTTAATTGTTTTCTGTTTGTTTATTCTTGCTGGTAGAGACCAAAGGTTCTTTCCGTTGAAGATAAGCTAATGATCCTTGGATGCAAGTGCGTTCTGCCAGTATCTGTTCTCTTTCATTTTTACCCAGTTCTAAGGGTTGGAGATTATTATTTTGTTGATATATTGTAAAATCATTCTAGTGTTTTGTGTTCATGGTGGTGATTTTTCAGAGATTTGGAGAAGAGGATTGTAGAAGCTGAGATGGACCTAACTTTGGCAAAGAGTCGAGGATACCAGTCAAAGCAAAGTGGTTCATCGTCAGGCCAGAAGCTTCTCACTGTTATAGGAGTTTATACTGGATTTGGTAGTCACTTGAAGCGCAATGTGTTTCGAGGCTCTTGGATGCCAAAAGGTCTGTCATGATTTTGTGCCAAACTAAGTTAATCGTGGATAGCAGTGTTGGACAATGCATATATGTCATTACACTGCTGTTCTTTAGATTCATTCAATTGTTTATACATaacttttatatttaattttcgTTTTGGATATGATGGTGTTCTCTACTTCATTGCTCGTTTGATGATCTGGCTTGATTAAGTGCAAATTTTTTTCATTGTGACTCTTAGTGGCATTTGGCACGCAGAATCAACAGGTTCTTGAAAATACTCATTAAGTCTCGAGCATACCCATATTTGGTTCACGTTTTATAACTAGGAATCCTATTCTTAGGAATGGTTCATATTCTCATGACTTTCTTAATGCAATGGTGCCCCACCCCTATTTAAATATGTGGCTTTGTGGATTCATAACTTGGGGGAATCATCCAAAAGCATGGAGTAACAAAACAGGCCTCAATTTTTAATAGTCCAAAAATACTATCACATGTTTATAACCTATTTTATTTGTAATCTAATGctgtctctctccctctctctcctcatctCAACTGCTTCTTCTTTGTCGTCTTCCTCTTGTTTAATTGTAGTTTTTGATATTGTTCTTTTAATGAGTTGAATAAtttctagtatttattttatatgttgAATTCTGTGCTAAAATACTATattctagtttttcttttttgagAAGTGTTGTTGGTTAGAAAAATATAGTTATTTTATCATCATTCCTAGAATAAACCGGACATGGAGATGCCGCATTTCTAGGAATCTGTCAATAATATACTTCtaaaccaaggtcttaaattttgaggCTTCAAAAATTAGAAATTTCGATGTTGatgtaaattttgatttcaatttctaAAAAATGATGTTGAATTCtattatgaaactttagaaatcaTTAATAGGCATGATAGTGCAAGACTTAGAActagaatataaaaataaaatacatcaaaGATAGGTATGTTGTCTATAAGGTGTGATAACTATAATATAATAAAGGCATAAACATTTTCATtatataaatagaaaattcatagctcagttaaatataatttattatactAATATAGAGATTTTGACATAAATGGTTCGataaaatgttgtagctaatatctaactttaattttcttataatttcaaaagtgtgaaaaatatattcatatatttctTGTAATAATTTTACTTTCTATAAGAAAAGAAGATAAATCAAGGCAAGAATTTCAGTTTGGCTTTTgaatctcaaatttgaatttctaggaaatttcattctaCATGTAATATTTTGGCAGATTTGctgaaatttcaagatttcaattcaGGTGATTCGTGAAAATTTCAATGGGAATTTTGTAAAATAGAAATTGACTGCAATTTCCATTTGGAATATAGAAACCCATACTATGTGTAATTAACACATAAATTTTTCTGAACTAACATATAAGTAAATAACAACTTTTTCTGGGCTATCTATTTTGTGACATCTTAAGTTATCCCTATCTGGattctaaattttattttattttttgattattaATTGAACATATTTTGCTCATAAATTGAGcatgttatttatttttattttttttcaaatccaatcaaaagtgcatgtaaatttatttatttatttctttttctttggggGTGGGGTGAGGTGGTGCTCCTTCATGATGGTTTTGAATTGGAACTCCACAATAAAGtgaatatgtatataatttttttcttttaaaaaaaattttaattgtcaATAGTAAACATAATGAAGGCAAAATGAAGTTCTAATATAGTTAAAGAATGCAAGATGAAAAATGGTAGAATGCTGCTGATGAGTAGTAAGAATGTAAAACATGACAGAATTCTGCCATTTTTATTACCAATATAAGGAACAACGGTGTAATGCTACTGTTGAGTAGTATGAATGCGGAAAAATGGCAGAATGGTGTTGGACGCACCaaggaataaaaaaaacaatataagaaaatgaggaaaaaaataaattaccAGAATGGTAGAAGGAAATTTTTCTGTTGATTGTTGATGGGAATTTAAGAGAAGGAAATTTTCTGAAGCAATTATGTTCAGGCAGGGGAAGAAATCGATGGAAGAGAGGTGGGCTTGACAGTTTTTAGAACATGATAGATATGAAGGGTGTAATACACACTTATTCACCATATTCTTAATTAATATGGAGTTTTTTATTGGCAGAAAGCAGTTAAAAGAGGGAATTTGTGTGATGCTGGAAAATGGTTAGATGGATATTTTTGGAAATCAAAAGACCAGTTTAAGCCTTGGGAATCCCCTTTATTTGTAGTATAGATGATGCttacaaaaacaaataaaaaatttgctATATGTTCTGCACCCAATTGAAGATGATGCAATCAAGCAGGTGTATGTTATGCATCATCTAATAATGCTCAATTCAGCAATAATTTAATTCCATGGAGCTTTTGTGATCCACATATGGATAAGTATCCTGCACAATGCCTCTTCTCTAATAAATAAATTGGAGATATAAAATTCCATATAAATTTGTCAATCAGAACTCCAAAGCAATCAAATTAGTGTAGAATTCCTCCCTCAAGCTTTATGAATTATCTGCCTCCAACACAGTGTTACAAGCAACGAAGCTTTGGTAGTGATTACTCATCCAGTTGACGGATTAAGAATTCTTTTGTTTTGAAGCACAAAGGCATGGAGTTGCACTGGAAAGGATAAATTGATTTCAAGGAAGAAGCAGCAACCTTCACTTGGCTGCTGTGGCTATTTTGAgtcctttttttttaaatgacccGGGGAATCCAACCACCATCGCACCACATTAGACACTATGGTGCAATACCAAACCTGGGCGATGTTTAGCATACCCCACCGCCAGCATCCGGCGTATGTCTTGAGTATGATCTCAGGGCAAATGGGCTCGAACCCTCGACCATGTGGTAGATAAGACCCTCACCTTACCACCTAAGCAACCCCAAGGGGGGTTTATTTTGAGTCCTCATTTTAGTTCTATCATTTCAACTATAAAGTTTGGATTTTGTGATCTTGTGAAGTATAGATTACTCCttcaacaaaaccaaacctttgCTTTCATCCAAATCAACTTTCAAGTCCTCTACAACAAGAAATCAGCTTACATCATGCTGGGGTCATCAATTCTCAAAGGATATAAATCAAATATCAAGATGATGAAGGGATTGTTTGAGATTGTTGTATGCTTGTAGAAAGGCATGGTAAATAGACAAAGTTGGAAAAAAGAGTGGATTGGTCGCCTTTGCTTGCTAAAGATTAACCATGCAAAACTAAAGAAATCCTGTTTTAAGGCTCAATAGATCTTCAGTGGTCGACCACTCTAATTTTTGACAAAAATTGTTGATAATTCTTAGATTTGATTATCATGATAGTTGGCAAATTTTTTTACTGAGGCATTACTCTACCCAAGGAATAAAACCTaaactagtatttacatgatggttacccACCCAATGTGCCAAAGATAAGttgtcacaagcaagcataatgccatgaacaagcttggctcatgacaATGTGCACTTGTGGCTTCTAATTGTTTGATCGGTTGAAGTTCAAGTTTGAGCTGTGCATAAACAGCATTGAATGGTATAATCGTCAAAGAGATGGCATATGTGAAATCATTGCCACAAAACTGCTTCTGCGAAGCCTGCGACAGTGAGAGAAGAGGGCTTCCTGATTCGGCAAAGTATGCATGGTGAGAGAAGATGCCTGTGAAGCCTGCGGCAAAGAGAGAAGCTGGCTTCCTGCTGATATGAAGCCTGGTATGGTGAGAGAAGAGGGCCAGGAATCCTGCAGTGGTGAGAGAAGAGGCTATCCTGCTGTCACAATGGTGCATAGATTTGGACaggtgaagagagagagagagagagagagagagagagagagagataggtctcttcctctatttatgatacaaattaaatacattctaatgacaataatacccttactctcactaattaacatactaacacactcaataataatgatactaaaagacatataacCTCTAACAATTTTATTATACAATAGTATTGCATTCTTTTGTATattgattattaattttattatatatttataattattgaTATTAATAGTTaatattttactttttttaagactaaataataatataataaatcagTAATCATATCACAGTTATATCATAGTATTTTACtatttaacattattatattattttttataggtTAGAATATTATtataatgatatcataatatgaatattatttttgaaatttatgtaatGTATATCATATTATAaagtataaaatattattttataatatgtatgtatgtgtagcatatttttttttgtgtatttatgtatatttgtCTATGCATTATTGTGAGTAGGGTAATACATATTGTGTTTTCGGGAATTGGAAATTGATTCCAAGTTAAGTGGCAAGAATCAAAAAGTGGGCTAAAGGGTCTCATTTCTGTGTGGAAATTGAAATTAGATTACTGCAAACTAAATGCGAGGAATTGGAATTATCATTCGGATTTTAATTCCGATTTCTCGAGTTGATTCTCAATTGCCAAACACCACCTATGAATGAATACTCTTATATTATACATCAATGCATTTGGCAATAATAATGATTATGGTCTTAGTGATATTAATGAGACAATTGATGGCCTGGGTGCTGAGATTAATGATGATGGTCTAGCTTGATAGTTTTGCTTTTGTTTGTTGAcatttatcttcttctttttttcccaaaaaaaacatGTGATTCCATGTTGTATAGTTTTGTGTTGATTGATTTATGTTAAACAttatgttttgtttttctttataagtatttatttatcttattTTCATTATAAGCCAGGTTGATTGAGTTAGGAATGCGGCAATTTGAAAATTTAGTGATCAAAATCCTACCATAGGGCTAATTATGAACGAAATGGCATACAAATgctttttttcatatttatttgtaTGGTTAGTAAAATCATGCAATCCTCATTTGCCAATCCTGCTGCTAACCATCCACTTATCTTACATAGGATCCCAATTTTAATAACCTTGTGCTGAACATTTTTTTTCTAATGCTTTTCCTCtcgttttaattttattttgcatCATGATGTTCCTACTACtgcattttttaaaatgattgaTAGTGATTGTATTTCTCGGGGACTTCAATTTTTCTGAAGGAATCTTACTGATAGGAGGCTGAAGAGCTTTTCTCTCCTTAGTTTGTTGgagttctttcattattcctaTAATAGGGATGTCAGAATCTGGGGTTCAGAACCATGTAGTTtgtttcttttaattctttttatcttAGCCTGATTTGTTCTCTTCTTATTCTTTTCCTCTTTTTAATCATTCATGGAAAGCAGAGACGCCTTGTAAAGTTAAGGCTTTTCATGTGGATGATCATTCTTAATAGAtttaacaccaacaatctgttgcagaTTTAAGGATCTCACAATGCTCTGTCTCCCTCCTGATGTGTGTAATGTGTTATGCCAGTGGTGACACTAGTgcaaatctttttcttcattgcGTTGTGGCCTTGAGTTTACAATACAAGCTTTTTGATTTATTCGGAGAT
This genomic stretch from Malania oleifera isolate guangnan ecotype guangnan chromosome 3, ASM2987363v1, whole genome shotgun sequence harbors:
- the LOC131151410 gene encoding hydroxyproline O-galactosyltransferase HPGT3-like codes for the protein MDSLPTTSKPERRWRSKNLQTSKSSVVMAFFSCLAWLYVAGRLWQDSENRTLLADLLRMNSGQRPKVLSVEDKLMILGCKDLEKRIVEAEMDLTLAKSRGYQSKQSGSSSGQKLLTVIGVYTGFGSHLKRNVFRGSWMPKALNGIIVKEMAYVKSLPQNCFCEACDSERRGLPDSAKYAWGRAWYEPDWWKFGDEKSYFQHAAGPLIILSRNLAQYIHVNSASLKTYAHDDVSLGSWMMGLQATYTDDVRLCCGSSRKDKVCSVAY